A genomic window from Silene latifolia isolate original U9 population chromosome Y, ASM4854445v1, whole genome shotgun sequence includes:
- the LOC141629566 gene encoding uncharacterized protein LOC141629566, which translates to MKGLSPEQREAINEIGFGCLLELDITQICGDLGIWLVRNINPYSLTLSLAPNSSFCITEVDVYLALKLPCGPKYVEEAKDRGNDEVVEEAIINWKKRWGVRKGVTAPVTTTMPDKILTHGHGDNFKVDFVIYTFSNLLYGHQARHCNYKLLMALLEPSQICNFNWCEYVIRALVKAVKEFRKNPSGFFCGPLIVVLLLYLDRVEFESSTVERKFPILLGWDDKKVTERKNNELRAGGYGQGCVVPPMNLIKLYQLGYVPQQDFVRLKQILMNLPRLYNQREGGPSVDIDAIPQSTDVGERRGEGDQGTSSSQIHEEKKAYIESVLAVNKKLSTSLLEWNEVMNKASKFFPCSKFLKQIPKLVVHLGDDNPHSPEEKSGQVSGEDTNDDHLRLNSEDDEIFESDEFMEVFQVIERLGRKKKIDRVVDPMMPSFSLGISSDLNNEDSGE; encoded by the exons ATGAAAGGATTGAGTCCTGAGCAGAGAGAAGCTATAAATGAAATTGGTTTTGGGTGTCTTCTAGAATTGGATATTACACAAATTTGTGGGGATCTGGGAATTTGGTTAGTGCGAAACATTAATCCTTATTCTTTAACATTATCATTGGCGCCTAATTCGTCATTTTGCATTACCGAAGTTGATGTTTATCTAGCACTTAAATTACCATGTGGTCCAAAATATGTCGAGGAAGCTAAAGATAGAGGTAATGACGAGGTTGTCGAAGAAGCAATCATAAATTGGAAGAAACGTTGGGGTGTAAGAAAAGGTGTGACTGCTCCTGTTACCACTACGATGCCCGACAAAATTTTAACTCATGGCCATGGTGACAACTTCAAAGTCGATTTTGTTATATATACTTTCTCTAATCTACTTTATGGACACCAAGCAAGACATTGTAACTACAAGCTACTAATGGCGCTTTTAGAACCATCACAAATCTGCAACTTTAATTGGTGTGAATATGTGATACGAGCGTTAGTTAAAGCTGTAAAAGAATTTAGAAAGAATCCATCAGGATTCTTCTGTGGACCTCTCATCGTAGTTCTG TTACTCTATTTAGATAGAGTTGAGTTTGAAAGCAGCACCGTCGAAAGAAAATTCCCGATTTTGTTGGGTTGGGATGATAAGAAGGTCACAGAAAGGAAGAATAACGAGTTAAGAGCAGGTGGTTATGGACAAGGTTGCGTGGTGCCTCCTATGAATTTGATTAAGTTATACCAGTTAGGGTATGTTCCTCAACAAGACTTTGTTAGACTGAAGCAAATTCTGATGAACCTGCCAAGACTTTATAACCAGAGAGAAGGTGGCCCAAGTGTAGATATTGATGCAATACCCCAAAGTACTGATGTTGGTGAACGTAGAGGGGAAGGTGACCAGGGGACGAGTTCATCACAAATACATGAGGAGAAGAAG GCGTACATTGAAAGTGTGTTGGCTGTAAACAAAAAATTATCTACAAGTCTTCTAGAGTGGAATGAAGTGATGAACAAGGCGTCAAAGTTCTTTCCCTGCAGTAAGTTTTTGAAACAAATACCCAAACTTGTCGTTCATTTGGGTGATGACAATCCTCATTCTCCAGAAGAGAAATCAGGTCAAGTAAGTGGGGAGGATACAAATGATGATCATCTACGGCTTAACAGTGAAGACGACGAAATATTTGAATCAGATGAATTTATGGAAGTCTTTCAAGTTATTGAAAGACTCGGaaggaagaaaaagatcgataggGTGGTTGACCCTATGATGCctagtttcagtttgggaatcaGTAGTGACCTAAACAATGAAGATTCTGGTGAATAA
- the LOC141629567 gene encoding protein FAR1-RELATED SEQUENCE 5-like produces the protein MEQIFHDHHSIDLNKSANEDIDIEFNVTNQAYEEFVVIEADESELLHKEVKNEQEAYDLYNDYAFLKGFSIRRNKQRKRSDGCGISMKQYCCSKEGNKKSDAKCYTKQDIRTDCKAMICCYVDEKGTYIVTKHHMIHNHKLCPENKHHLLRSHRNVSKEDIDWLMNLVGSGIKLSDAVRLITKEKGGLEMVGYTPRDAYNVISREKKKCIEGTDAHAVIQIFMRRQQHEEDFFFDFELDEEGRLCNFFWRDGQMKKDYDLFSDPTITDTTYRTNRYDMICAPFVGMNHHGRNIMFGCGFVLNERTESFIWLFKMFLKSMGDKKPSTIMTDQSAAMAGGIKEVFKKSCHRLCVCHLMENTKKHIIHLRARKGFVELFDQVLKYVDSVAEFNLMVTTYQCGDNDWLLKLYKKKEQWCPAYSKEHFSGGILSSQRNETTNDSISRRLTATAGLCDFYSCFVDVISEWRRRENGEDFDRLQGNPEMIANHINILTHAREVYTIELYHVFEEQFLKSWTLHQDLFEKNDDIFIYHVGRATNDQIAGSIKHVVIFNQKEKSIYCTCRMYSQVGILCSHNLRIMNLHCLGDIPKQYILKTWTKEAISTTSSNMHSHLPRKDNISTYVWRTQMTRKFNELISASHCNVVSIQNPVKSRKPGQKNKRRKSTVEKINNIVRGRKAKSFRVANHTRNIAEASVQSDVNNVVGDGYLVHPTNGGPLLIPIPIIDQYLRVPLMKTPTESYVQTACSIGHRFNRFTQAPNSASTSKSCTLGISVIFTLTWNIFIGTDIVGKFVQHLVK, from the exons ATGGAGCAAATATTTCATGATCATCATTCAATTGATTTGAATAAATCTGCGAACGAAGATATTGACATTGAATTCAATGTCACAAATCAAG CATATGAGGAGTTCGTAGTCATCGAAGCCGATGAATCTGAGCTTCTACATAAAGAGGTAAAGAATGAGCAAGAAGCCTATGATCTTTACAATGACTATGCGTTTTTGAAGGGGTTTAGCATAAGGCGAAACAAGCAAAGGAAAAGATCAGATGGATGTGGCATATCAATGAAACAATATTGTTGTTCGAAAGAAGGCAATAAGAAATCAGATGCTAAATGTTACACAAAGCAAGATATAAGAACAGATTGCAAAGCAATGATTTGTTGTTATGTTGATGAAAAGGGAACTTACATCGTCACAAAACATCACATGATCCATAACCACAAGCTATGCCCAGAGAACAAGCACCACCTTCTCCGTTCCCATAGAAATGTAAGCAAAGAAGACATTGACTGGcttatgaatttggtgggcagtGGCATTAAATTATCTGATGCTGTAAGACTAATCACGAAGGAAAAAGGTGGACTAGAAATGGTTGGATATACACCGAGAGATGCTTACAATGTGATTTCAAGGGAAAAGAAAAAGTGTATTGAAGGTACAGATGCACATGCCGTTATTCAAATATTCATGAGACGTCAACAGCATGAAGAAGACTTCTTCTTTGACTTTGAGCTAGATGAAGAAGGGAGATTATGTAATTTCTTTTGGCGTGATGGTCAGATGAAGAAGGACTACGATTTATTTAGTGATCCAACAATTACCGACACAACTTATAGAACTAATCGATACGACATGATTTGTGCTCCTTTTGTTGGAATGAATCACCATGGGAGAAATATAATGTTTGGTTGCGGCTTCGTGTTGAATGAGAGAACCGAGTCCTTCATTTGGTTATTCAAAATGTTCTTAAAATCAATGGGTGACAAGAAGCCATCGACAATAATGACTGATCAATCAGCCGCAATGGCAGGAGGTATTAAAGAAGTGTTCAAAAAGTCATGCCACCGACTATGTGTATGTCATCTAATGGAGAACACAAAAAAGCACATAATACATCTAAGAGCGCGAAAAGGATTTGTTGAGctttttgatcaagttttgaaaTACGTTGATAGCGTTGCAGAATTCAATTT GATGGTCACTACCTATCAATGTGGGGACAATGACTGGCTTCTGAAGctgtataaaaagaaagagcAATGGTGTCCGGCATATTCTAAAGAGCATTTTTCGGGAGGTATTTTATCATCTCAAAGGAATGAAACAACGAATGATTCCATCTCAAGAAGGCTTACTGCTACCGCTGGACTTTGTGATTTCTATTCTTGCTTTGTTGATGTCATATCTGAGTGGCGACGTAGAGAGAATGGTGAAGATTTTGACCGCCTTCAAGGGAATCCGGAAATGATTGCAAATCATATAAATATATTGACACATGCTAGAGAAGTGTACACCATTGAGCTTTACCATGTTTTCGAAGAACAATTTCTGAAATCTTGGACACTTCATCAAGATCTTTTTGAAAAAAATGATGACATATTCATTTATCATGTAGGAAGAGCAACAAATGATCAGATTGCAGGCTCAATAAAGCATGTTGTCATTTTCAACCAGAAAGAGAAGTCTATATATTGTACATGTCGGATGTATTCACAAGTTGGCATACTTTGTAGCCACAACTTGCGCATCATGAATTTACATTGTTTGGGGGATATTCCGAAGCAATACATTCTTAAAACATGGACAAAGGAAGCAATATCAACAACATCCAGTAACATGCATAGCCACTTGCCGCGCAAGGACAATATTTCAACTTACGTGTGGAGAACTCAAATGACAAGGAAGTTCAACGAACTTATTTCTGCCTCACATT GTAATGTTGTGAGCATCCAAAATCCTGTGAAGTCGAGAAAGCCAGGTCAAAAAAATAAAAGGCGGAAATCTACGGTtgagaaaataaacaacattGTGAGAGGACGAAAAGCTAAGAGTTTTAGAGTTGCTAACCATACAAGAAACATTGCAGAAGCTTCAGTTCAG AGTGATGTCAACAACGTTGTTGGGGATGGTTATCTTGTGCATCCAACTAATGGCGGTCCTCTATTGATACCAATTCCAATAATTGATCAATATCTAAGGGTGCCATTGATGAAGACTCCTACGGAGTCTTACGTCCAAACCGCATGTTCAATTGGACATCGATTCAACCGCTTTACTCAAGCTCCAAATTCGGCCTCAACATCCAAGAGTT GTACACTTGGGATTTCTGTCATATTCACTCTAACATGGAACATATTCATAGGTACTGATATTGTCGGCAAATTCGTTCAACATCTTGTTAAGTAA